A genomic window from Rhizobium sp. 007 includes:
- a CDS encoding SMR family transporter has protein sequence MSPAAVYALLFAAIILEVIGTTALQLSQQLTRFWPSVLLVVCYTAAFYVLSLTLKVIPVGIAYAIWSALGIVLISVVGFVCFKQRLDLPAVLGLGLIIAGVLVVNLFSKSISH, from the coding sequence ATGAGCCCGGCTGCCGTCTACGCGCTGCTTTTCGCCGCAATCATCCTGGAAGTGATCGGCACGACCGCGCTGCAGCTCTCGCAGCAGCTCACGCGTTTCTGGCCGAGCGTACTTCTCGTCGTCTGTTACACGGCTGCCTTCTACGTCCTGTCGCTCACTTTGAAGGTGATCCCGGTCGGCATTGCCTATGCGATCTGGAGCGCTTTGGGAATAGTGCTGATTTCGGTGGTCGGGTTTGTCTGTTTCAAGCAGCGCCTCGATCTTCCCGCCGTGCTCGGGCTCGGGTTGATCATTGCCGGCGTTCTGGTCGTCAACCTCTTTTCAAAATCCATTTCTCATTGA
- a CDS encoding TetR/AcrR family transcriptional regulator, whose protein sequence is MSTAHHRKKQPVLVRRQLLDVAARLATEQGMASVTLDAVSGASGISKGGLLHHFPTKNALLDALFDSLLERFDQELDELMRADPVPQGRFTRAYLFVCADISKRTDDSRHWTQVTIAMLAEPRLRQRWREWVRERAEEYVGTDSSIDAQIVRFAADGLWLADATESNLIGTAERSALIARLTELTKR, encoded by the coding sequence ATGTCAACTGCTCATCATCGCAAGAAACAGCCTGTTCTCGTGCGCCGGCAATTGCTGGATGTCGCCGCACGCCTTGCGACGGAGCAGGGCATGGCGTCGGTGACGCTCGATGCCGTCTCCGGCGCATCCGGCATCAGCAAGGGCGGTTTGCTGCACCATTTCCCGACCAAGAACGCGCTGCTGGATGCGTTGTTCGACAGTCTGCTCGAGCGCTTCGATCAAGAACTCGATGAACTGATGCGGGCCGATCCGGTGCCGCAAGGGCGCTTCACGCGCGCCTATCTTTTCGTGTGCGCCGACATCAGCAAAAGGACGGATGACTCCCGTCACTGGACGCAGGTGACGATTGCAATGCTGGCCGAGCCGCGACTGCGCCAGCGTTGGCGGGAATGGGTGCGGGAGCGGGCGGAAGAATATGTCGGCACCGACTCGTCGATCGACGCTCAGATCGTGCGCTTTGCTGCGGACGGTCTCTGGCTTGCCGACGCGACGGAAAGCAACTTGATCGGTACTGCCGAACGCAGCGCGCTGATTGCCCGGCTTACCGAACTCACGAAGCGCTAA
- a CDS encoding group II truncated hemoglobin — MTEEVITLYQAIGGGLTVRALAQRFYELMDTLPEARRVRAVHPPSLKGSEEKFYEYLTGYLGGPPLYTDKRGHPRLRSRHFVAAIGPIERDEWLVCFRRAMDETIVNEKLREIIWPPIERLAFHMQNRE, encoded by the coding sequence TTGACGGAAGAGGTTATCACGCTCTATCAAGCGATCGGCGGCGGCCTCACGGTGCGGGCGCTGGCGCAGCGTTTCTACGAGCTGATGGACACGCTGCCGGAGGCAAGGCGTGTCCGCGCGGTCCATCCGCCGAGTCTCAAAGGTAGCGAGGAGAAATTCTACGAATATCTGACCGGCTACCTCGGCGGCCCGCCGCTCTATACTGACAAACGCGGCCATCCGCGGCTGCGCAGCCGCCATTTCGTCGCCGCGATCGGCCCGATCGAGCGTGACGAGTGGCTGGTCTGCTTCCGCCGCGCAATGGACGAGACGATCGTCAACGAGAAGCTGCGTGAGATCATCTGGCCGCCGATCGAACGGCTGGCGTTTCATATGCAGAACAGGGAGTAA
- a CDS encoding DUF423 domain-containing protein, producing the protein MISNTRAAAFFFVFAGLFGAAGVALAALAAHGGGEAALAASASAMCLAHAPALLGLAIGIKEIRTARLAGFLIIVGTLLFAGDLVMLRLAGIGLFPFAAPTGGWAMMFGWLAIAAGGLMRNKP; encoded by the coding sequence ATGATCTCGAACACGCGTGCCGCAGCGTTTTTCTTCGTCTTTGCCGGTCTCTTCGGCGCGGCAGGCGTGGCACTTGCCGCCCTCGCGGCCCACGGTGGTGGTGAAGCCGCGCTCGCAGCCTCCGCCTCCGCGATGTGCCTGGCACACGCCCCTGCACTATTAGGTCTCGCAATTGGAATTAAGGAGATCAGAACCGCCCGCCTGGCCGGTTTTCTGATCATCGTTGGCACACTGCTCTTTGCCGGCGATCTCGTGATGCTGCGCCTTGCGGGGATCGGGCTATTTCCCTTTGCCGCCCCGACTGGCGGCTGGGCGATGATGTTCGGCTGGCTGGCGATCGCCGCCGGCGGCTTGATGCGCAACAAACCATAA
- a CDS encoding VOC family protein, which produces MSGDPDRIEVLPVLPSLDIAETLAFYRDELGFAQIVHHTPDYLIVRRDEMELHFWRTDDASLPEKTSIYLRGGGIAALHAEYRAKGVRHLTDMQVRPWNMEEFYIHDPHGNLLRFGRVPQR; this is translated from the coding sequence ATGAGCGGCGATCCGGACCGTATCGAAGTTCTTCCGGTCCTGCCGTCGCTCGATATTGCCGAGACGCTTGCCTTTTATCGTGACGAACTCGGCTTTGCGCAGATCGTGCACCATACGCCTGACTATCTGATCGTCAGGCGCGATGAGATGGAACTGCATTTCTGGCGCACCGACGATGCCAGCCTGCCGGAGAAGACGTCGATCTACCTGCGTGGCGGGGGCATTGCGGCCCTCCATGCGGAATATCGCGCGAAGGGCGTCAGGCATCTGACGGATATGCAAGTGCGACCCTGGAACATGGAGGAATTCTACATCCATGATCCGCACGGGAACCTGCTGCGCTTCGGCCGGGTGCCGCAGCGCTAA
- a CDS encoding antibiotic biosynthesis monooxygenase — MYIAMNRFKVATGAEADFENVWRNRDSSLAQVPGFVEFRLLRGTTDAEEGYTLFSSHTVWQSEEDFQNWTKSENFRAAHRNAGNHKVMYKGPPVFEGFNVVDGI, encoded by the coding sequence ATGTATATTGCGATGAACCGCTTCAAGGTCGCAACCGGCGCCGAGGCGGATTTCGAAAATGTCTGGCGCAACCGCGACTCCAGTCTGGCGCAGGTGCCCGGCTTCGTCGAGTTCCGCCTGCTGCGCGGCACGACGGATGCGGAGGAGGGCTATACGCTATTCTCGTCGCACACGGTCTGGCAGAGCGAAGAGGATTTCCAGAACTGGACGAAATCCGAAAACTTCCGCGCGGCGCACCGCAATGCGGGTAACCATAAGGTCATGTACAAGGGGCCGCCGGTATTCGAAGGTTTCAACGTCGTGGACGGCATATGA
- a CDS encoding DUF2325 domain-containing protein, whose translation MARKAKKGSNREIRVSADVAAQTAQQSSGGSKLDGRSFLYVGGRDCQVAHLRQIASSFGAELIHHDGGLREAVSRIDTVLPSVDCVFCPIDCISHDACLRVKTGCKKFGKAFIPLRNGSKSSLERALQTMNERDNSR comes from the coding sequence ATGGCTCGGAAGGCGAAGAAGGGATCTAACCGGGAAATCCGCGTCAGCGCGGATGTGGCAGCGCAGACGGCGCAGCAATCTTCCGGCGGATCGAAACTGGATGGCCGCAGTTTCCTCTATGTCGGCGGCCGCGATTGCCAGGTGGCGCATCTTCGCCAGATCGCGAGCAGCTTCGGTGCCGAACTGATCCATCATGACGGCGGGCTGCGCGAGGCGGTCTCGCGGATCGACACGGTTCTTCCCTCCGTCGACTGCGTATTCTGCCCGATCGACTGTATCAGCCACGATGCCTGCCTGCGGGTGAAGACCGGCTGCAAGAAGTTCGGCAAGGCCTTCATTCCGCTGCGCAATGGCAGCAAATCGAGCCTCGAGCGTGCGCTGCAGACAATGAACGAACGAGACAATTCCCGATGA
- a CDS encoding energy transducer TonB → MAVSAKSKLRRDFIVEQDADGLNDNMPGIHPGHEMPELRNAQRQPAAEAVIHYARLSLIESFPEHPQTQKTAAADAPPMDHGALEKQANEPKPTKRRVAAACLTSFAFHAILFTALAIGFVVTPHDPEEEAGEAVSVVILGDSEADQASAGDPDLQVEPQPEEVVAETVQPQTVQPTEVQPTEVPPETVQPTQAEAVPPMQEVTRVSPETVTAAEPEVLTSNVPAETSVVQPMATETPEELKPVEPVETAEALPEPVQPQEAPTPTAKPKAEKPKPVEKKQQPKKTEKKIAGSQGENKQDSRRGASDGSETADSDQNSRSAGSSGGAGSAAVANYPGKVQSRIRRAVKVPTEYKRMSASMSVRVRLTIGGDGSLVSLSVARSSGIPELDQAVVAGVRRASPFPPLPSEWGKPSWTFTQDVQISGRR, encoded by the coding sequence ATGGCAGTTTCAGCGAAATCCAAGTTGCGACGCGATTTCATCGTGGAGCAGGATGCTGACGGTTTGAACGACAATATGCCGGGTATCCACCCCGGTCATGAAATGCCCGAGCTGCGCAATGCGCAGCGCCAGCCCGCCGCAGAAGCCGTGATCCACTATGCGCGCCTCTCGCTGATCGAATCTTTCCCGGAACATCCGCAGACGCAAAAGACAGCCGCGGCAGACGCCCCGCCGATGGACCATGGTGCCCTTGAAAAGCAGGCAAACGAGCCAAAGCCGACCAAGCGACGCGTCGCCGCTGCCTGCCTGACGTCCTTTGCCTTTCACGCCATTCTCTTCACGGCCCTGGCAATCGGCTTCGTCGTGACGCCACACGACCCGGAGGAGGAAGCGGGCGAGGCCGTGAGCGTCGTCATCCTTGGCGATTCCGAAGCCGACCAGGCCTCTGCCGGCGATCCGGATCTGCAGGTCGAGCCGCAGCCGGAAGAAGTGGTTGCCGAAACGGTGCAGCCGCAGACTGTCCAGCCCACGGAAGTCCAGCCGACGGAGGTTCCACCGGAAACGGTGCAGCCGACCCAGGCGGAAGCCGTACCGCCAATGCAGGAGGTTACGCGTGTTTCTCCCGAGACAGTAACGGCGGCAGAGCCTGAGGTGTTGACGTCGAATGTTCCTGCTGAGACCTCGGTCGTGCAGCCGATGGCCACGGAGACACCGGAGGAACTGAAGCCTGTCGAGCCGGTCGAGACCGCCGAAGCGCTGCCGGAGCCGGTGCAGCCGCAAGAGGCACCGACGCCGACAGCCAAGCCGAAGGCTGAAAAGCCGAAGCCGGTGGAAAAGAAGCAGCAGCCGAAGAAGACGGAAAAGAAGATTGCCGGCTCCCAAGGCGAGAACAAGCAGGATTCCAGGCGAGGGGCCAGCGACGGAAGCGAGACGGCAGATTCCGACCAGAACTCGCGCAGCGCCGGGAGCTCCGGCGGAGCCGGGAGCGCAGCCGTTGCCAACTATCCCGGCAAGGTGCAGTCGCGCATTCGCCGCGCAGTCAAGGTGCCTACGGAATATAAACGGATGAGCGCTTCGATGAGTGTCCGCGTGCGCCTGACGATCGGCGGCGACGGTTCGCTGGTGTCTCTTTCCGTCGCGCGCAGCTCCGGAATTCCCGAGCTGGATCAGGCGGTTGTGGCCGGCGTGCGCCGTGCCTCACCTTTCCCGCCGCTGCCTTCCGAGTGGGGCAAGCCGAGCTGGACCTTCACGCAGGACGTGCAGATCTCGGGCCGGCGATAA
- a CDS encoding hemin uptake protein HemP, which translates to MMVEKPDTFKHAPLPREAAEIRTIESADIFRGANEIMIRHDGVVYRMKITRQGKLILNK; encoded by the coding sequence ATGATGGTTGAGAAGCCAGACACCTTTAAGCATGCACCTCTCCCGCGGGAGGCAGCCGAAATTCGCACCATCGAAAGCGCGGACATTTTCCGCGGCGCGAACGAGATCATGATCCGGCATGACGGCGTGGTCTACCGCATGAAAATTACCCGGCAGGGCAAGCTCATTCTCAATAAGTAA
- a CDS encoding ChuX/HutX family heme-like substrate-binding protein, translated as MTDETRPAPAEIRAFRAENSQMRERDIAARLNISEAALVAAEVGISATRIDASALKLLERVAKLGEVMALSRNESAVHEKIGVFENIKMGMQSAIVLGENIDLRIFPSRWAYGFAVTKKNGDEERLSLQYFDKMGNAVHKVHLRPNSNVEAYRSIVADLKLDDQSQEFVEAEISASEDESGDVGRDELRDNWSKLTDTHEFFGMLKRLKIGRQAALRTVGDDYAWKLGNTATAEMMHASVKAGLPIMCFVANNGIVQIHAGPIFNVQAMGPWINIMDPTFHLHLRQDHIAETWAVRKPTKDGHVTSLEAYDAKGEMIIQFFGKRKEGFDERIDWREIIESLPKAGTSIAA; from the coding sequence ATGACTGATGAGACCAGACCGGCACCGGCCGAAATTCGCGCGTTCCGCGCCGAAAATTCGCAGATGCGCGAGCGCGATATCGCAGCGCGGCTGAACATTTCCGAAGCGGCCCTCGTCGCCGCCGAAGTCGGCATTTCCGCGACCCGCATCGACGCCAGCGCGCTGAAGCTTCTGGAGCGCGTGGCCAAACTCGGCGAAGTCATGGCGCTGTCGCGCAATGAAAGTGCCGTCCACGAAAAGATCGGCGTCTTCGAAAACATCAAAATGGGCATGCAGAGCGCAATCGTGCTCGGCGAAAACATCGACCTTCGCATCTTCCCGAGCCGCTGGGCCTATGGCTTTGCCGTCACGAAGAAGAATGGCGACGAGGAACGCCTCAGCCTGCAGTATTTCGACAAGATGGGCAACGCGGTCCACAAGGTGCATCTGCGTCCGAATTCGAACGTCGAGGCCTACCGCTCGATCGTCGCTGATCTGAAGCTCGACGACCAGTCGCAGGAATTCGTCGAAGCCGAAATCTCCGCTTCAGAGGATGAGAGCGGCGACGTCGGCCGCGACGAGCTGCGCGACAACTGGAGCAAGCTCACGGACACGCATGAATTCTTCGGCATGCTGAAGCGCCTGAAAATCGGCCGCCAGGCCGCACTGCGCACGGTCGGCGACGATTACGCCTGGAAGCTCGGCAACACGGCGACGGCCGAGATGATGCACGCATCCGTCAAAGCCGGTCTGCCGATCATGTGCTTTGTCGCGAACAACGGCATCGTGCAGATCCACGCCGGCCCGATCTTCAACGTTCAGGCGATGGGACCTTGGATCAATATCATGGATCCGACCTTCCACCTGCACCTTCGCCAGGACCACATCGCCGAGACCTGGGCCGTGCGCAAGCCCACCAAGGATGGCCACGTCACTTCGCTGGAAGCCTATGACGCCAAGGGCGAAATGATCATCCAGTTCTTCGGCAAGCGGAAGGAAGGTTTCGACGAGCGTATCGATTGGCGCGAAATCATCGAAAGCCTGCCGAAGGCCGGAACGAGCATCGCAGCGTAA
- a CDS encoding hemin ABC transporter substrate-binding protein, producing the protein MKIPSNLRRRRLCELTLTAAVMALPLLPAATAEHSFIRAAQAEEPKKIDTSRLVAVGGDVTEIVYALGEESRLIARDSTSTYPEAAMKLPDVGYMRALSPEGILAVNPTAIIAVEGSGPPEALTVLKNASVPFETVPNTYDREGILTKIDKIGTLLAVPDKAKALETKVGADLDAAIADAGKRPEAKRKRVLFILSTQGGKIMASGTDTAADGIIKLAGAINAVGSFSGYKPVTDEAIVEAKPDVILMMNRQGSHAAANDDLFKQPALALTPAAQKKAIIRMDGLHLLGFGPRTAGAVRELNAAIYGG; encoded by the coding sequence ATGAAAATACCTTCGAACTTGCGCCGCCGCCGGCTTTGCGAACTGACGCTGACGGCGGCCGTCATGGCACTGCCTTTGCTGCCCGCTGCAACCGCGGAGCATAGTTTCATCCGGGCGGCGCAGGCCGAGGAACCGAAAAAGATCGACACCTCGCGCCTCGTCGCCGTCGGCGGCGACGTGACGGAAATCGTCTATGCGCTCGGCGAAGAAAGCCGCCTCATCGCCCGCGATTCCACTAGCACCTATCCCGAAGCGGCCATGAAGCTGCCGGACGTGGGCTATATGCGGGCTCTCTCGCCGGAAGGCATCCTTGCCGTCAACCCGACCGCGATCATCGCTGTCGAAGGATCGGGCCCGCCGGAAGCGCTGACCGTCCTCAAGAACGCCAGCGTGCCGTTCGAGACGGTTCCGAATACCTACGATCGCGAAGGTATCCTGACGAAGATCGACAAGATCGGCACACTGCTTGCGGTGCCCGACAAGGCCAAGGCGCTGGAAACCAAGGTCGGCGCCGATCTGGATGCCGCGATCGCCGATGCCGGCAAGCGGCCGGAAGCGAAGCGTAAGCGCGTGCTTTTCATCCTCAGCACGCAGGGCGGCAAGATCATGGCCTCCGGCACGGACACGGCGGCTGATGGCATCATCAAGCTCGCAGGCGCCATCAATGCCGTCGGCAGCTTCTCCGGCTACAAGCCGGTGACCGATGAGGCGATTGTCGAGGCAAAGCCCGATGTGATCCTGATGATGAACCGTCAGGGCAGTCACGCGGCGGCCAACGACGACCTCTTCAAGCAGCCGGCGCTCGCACTGACCCCCGCGGCCCAGAAGAAGGCCATCATCCGCATGGATGGCCTGCACCTGCTCGGCTTCGGTCCGCGCACCGCAGGCGCCGTCCGCGAATTGAACGCGGCCATCTACGGGGGCTAA
- a CDS encoding iron ABC transporter permease: MALLDAMTGQKRSLFSIAALREHREVGDRGRLALLVIGLLVVGSVFSLLFSVTTGASDASIVDVIANVAGSEAALNMRDRIIIFDIRMPRAILGFLVGGSLAVSGAVMQGLFRNPLADPGLVGVSSGASFGAVVMIVLGGTIAMPFLALLGIYTLPVAAFGGGLVTTVLLYRIATTNGQTSVATMLLAGIALGALTGAMTGLLTYIANDQQLRDLTFWSMGSLAGATWMKIAAAAPIILASFAVLPFMARGLNAITLGEAAAFHMGVPVQRLKNIAIVTVAAATGASVAVSGGIGFVGIVVPHLLRMIIGPDHRYLLPASALLGGSLLIFADVLARTIVAPAELPIGIITAAVGGPFFLWILLRQRSRLAL, translated from the coding sequence ATGGCTCTGCTGGACGCCATGACGGGACAGAAACGATCACTTTTTTCGATAGCCGCGCTTCGCGAGCACCGCGAGGTAGGCGATCGAGGGCGGCTGGCGCTCCTCGTGATCGGCCTGCTCGTGGTGGGTTCCGTCTTCTCGCTGCTATTTTCGGTGACGACCGGCGCCTCGGATGCCTCGATTGTCGACGTGATTGCAAACGTGGCGGGTTCGGAGGCGGCGCTCAACATGCGCGACCGGATCATCATCTTCGACATCCGGATGCCGCGGGCCATCCTCGGCTTTCTCGTCGGCGGCTCGCTCGCCGTCTCCGGCGCTGTGATGCAGGGACTGTTCCGCAATCCGCTTGCCGATCCCGGCCTCGTCGGCGTGTCGTCCGGAGCGAGCTTCGGCGCCGTCGTGATGATCGTGCTCGGCGGAACGATCGCCATGCCATTCCTTGCGCTGCTCGGCATCTATACCCTGCCGGTTGCAGCTTTCGGCGGTGGCCTTGTTACGACGGTGCTGCTTTACCGGATCGCAACGACCAATGGCCAGACCTCGGTCGCTACGATGCTGCTGGCGGGGATCGCGCTCGGAGCTCTGACGGGTGCGATGACAGGTCTGCTGACCTATATCGCCAACGACCAGCAGCTTCGCGATCTCACGTTCTGGTCCATGGGCTCGCTCGCAGGTGCAACCTGGATGAAGATCGCCGCCGCCGCGCCGATCATTCTGGCATCCTTCGCAGTCCTGCCCTTCATGGCGCGCGGACTGAATGCCATAACACTTGGTGAAGCGGCCGCGTTTCATATGGGCGTCCCGGTTCAGCGGCTGAAGAATATCGCGATCGTAACCGTTGCCGCCGCAACCGGCGCATCGGTTGCCGTCAGCGGTGGTATCGGTTTTGTCGGCATTGTCGTGCCGCATCTGCTGCGCATGATCATCGGCCCCGACCATCGCTATTTGCTGCCAGCCTCCGCTCTCCTCGGCGGCTCGCTCTTGATCTTCGCCGACGTTCTGGCGCGCACCATCGTCGCGCCCGCCGAATTGCCGATCGGCATTATCACGGCTGCAGTCGGCGGACCCTTCTTCCTCTGGATATTGTTGCGGCAGCGCTCGCGGCTTGCGCTCTAA
- a CDS encoding heme ABC transporter ATP-binding protein: MIELSGISVRLSGKSIVHDVSFTAKAGQLTAIAGPNGSGKTTTMKAISGELSCDGSVRINGEEVKTMQPWQLAAIRGVLPQASAISFPFTVREVVRMGLTTGLNLHPEQAEQIAARALAAVDLGGFEGRFYQELSGGEQQRVQLARVLCQICEPVADGKPCWLLLDEPVSSLDISHQLTIMSLARKFCDAGGGVIAVMHDLNLTALFADQIVLMKAGGLAAAGSVSDVLTDERMQSVFGCPLRINQVPMDATPFVLAHSALAGR, from the coding sequence ATGATCGAACTTTCCGGCATCTCGGTCCGCCTGTCGGGCAAGTCAATCGTGCATGACGTCAGCTTTACGGCGAAGGCCGGCCAGTTGACGGCGATTGCCGGACCGAACGGCTCCGGCAAGACGACCACGATGAAGGCGATCTCCGGCGAGCTTTCCTGCGACGGCTCCGTGCGCATCAACGGCGAAGAGGTCAAGACAATGCAACCCTGGCAGCTGGCCGCCATTCGCGGCGTGCTGCCGCAGGCAAGCGCCATCTCCTTTCCCTTCACAGTGCGCGAGGTCGTGCGCATGGGACTGACGACAGGGCTGAACCTGCACCCCGAACAGGCAGAGCAGATCGCGGCACGGGCGCTCGCCGCCGTCGACCTCGGAGGCTTCGAAGGCCGTTTCTACCAGGAGCTTTCGGGCGGCGAGCAGCAGCGCGTCCAGCTCGCGCGCGTGCTGTGCCAGATCTGCGAGCCGGTCGCGGACGGAAAACCCTGTTGGCTGTTGCTCGATGAGCCGGTCTCCAGCCTCGACATAAGCCATCAGCTGACGATCATGAGCCTTGCGCGGAAATTCTGCGATGCAGGCGGCGGCGTGATCGCGGTCATGCACGATCTCAACCTGACCGCTCTTTTCGCGGACCAGATCGTCCTCATGAAAGCCGGGGGACTAGCCGCTGCCGGCAGCGTCAGCGACGTGCTCACCGACGAGCGCATGCAATCTGTATTCGGATGCCCGCTGCGCATCAATCAGGTTCCGATGGACGCAACACCCTTTGTCCTGGCTCACAGCGCGCTTGCCGGCCGCTGA
- a CDS encoding DUF883 family protein encodes MMASILPSIRGRRHGNGTLHDIESTIEDQIESLRDEIATLTKLVTKNSRRRGEKLRYQAAAGYDELLGRSEDLLHDLQESYLRGAKEVRHTVRRHPIATIGAAAAFGLVLALLARR; translated from the coding sequence ATCATGGCTTCCATCCTCCCGTCCATTCGCGGCCGGCGCCATGGCAACGGTACGCTTCATGACATCGAATCCACAATCGAGGATCAGATCGAAAGCCTGCGCGACGAAATCGCGACCCTGACGAAGCTGGTTACAAAGAATTCGCGACGGCGCGGCGAAAAGCTCCGCTATCAGGCGGCTGCTGGCTATGACGAACTCCTTGGCCGCAGCGAAGACCTCCTCCACGATCTGCAGGAGAGCTATCTGCGCGGCGCAAAAGAAGTTCGCCATACGGTACGCAGGCATCCGATCGCAACGATCGGTGCGGCGGCCGCCTTCGGCCTCGTGCTCGCGCTCCTCGCACGCCGCTAA
- a CDS encoding cupin domain-containing protein, giving the protein MDSNERPPFITHWRNIERPDEPHYSGRDERMSIGAPFGRAFSLSKLGIHHERLPAGRRTSLPHAESAEEEFVFVIEGYPNVWIDGHLHRLAPGDGVGFPAGTGIAHNFINNTEEEVRLLVVGERHKPENRIHYPLNPERKELIDDWWDDWPKRPLGPHDGLPDRIRKSASETG; this is encoded by the coding sequence ATGGACAGCAACGAACGCCCACCATTTATCACCCACTGGCGCAATATCGAGCGACCCGATGAGCCGCATTATTCAGGACGCGATGAACGCATGAGCATTGGCGCGCCTTTTGGCCGGGCGTTCAGCCTTTCGAAACTCGGCATTCATCATGAGCGGTTGCCGGCCGGCCGGCGCACATCGCTTCCACATGCCGAAAGCGCGGAGGAGGAATTCGTCTTCGTTATTGAAGGATATCCCAACGTGTGGATCGATGGCCATCTGCATCGGCTCGCACCTGGCGACGGCGTGGGGTTCCCGGCTGGCACCGGCATAGCCCATAATTTCATCAATAACACCGAGGAGGAGGTCCGGCTGCTCGTGGTCGGAGAGAGACACAAGCCGGAGAACCGTATTCACTATCCTCTCAACCCGGAAAGGAAGGAGCTGATTGACGACTGGTGGGACGATTGGCCGAAGCGGCCACTTGGCCCCCATGATGGACTTCCGGACCGCATTCGGAAAAGTGCGAGCGAAACGGGCTAG
- a CDS encoding RNA polymerase sigma factor, which yields MDKAKPSFKRELLAALPSLRAFAISLIGRHDRADDLVQDTIMKAWAKQDHFEMGTNMKAWLFTILRNELYSQMRKSGREIQDSDGLFTESMAMHPAQYGALDLQDFKKALDQLPPDQREAIILVGASGFSYEEAAEICGCAVGTIKSRVNRARQRLQELLQISGEADFGPDSTSAPLTSKAFAF from the coding sequence ATGGATAAGGCTAAACCAAGCTTCAAACGCGAACTGCTGGCGGCTTTGCCGAGTCTGCGTGCATTCGCGATTTCGCTGATCGGCCGGCACGATCGCGCCGACGACTTGGTGCAGGACACCATCATGAAGGCCTGGGCAAAACAGGATCACTTCGAGATGGGCACCAACATGAAGGCCTGGCTTTTCACAATCCTGCGCAACGAACTCTATAGCCAGATGCGTAAGAGCGGCCGCGAGATCCAGGACAGCGACGGCCTTTTCACCGAATCCATGGCGATGCATCCGGCGCAATACGGCGCGCTCGACCTGCAGGATTTCAAGAAGGCGCTTGACCAACTGCCGCCGGATCAGCGCGAGGCGATCATTCTCGTCGGCGCATCAGGCTTCTCCTACGAAGAAGCCGCGGAGATCTGCGGATGCGCCGTCGGCACCATCAAGAGCCGCGTCAATCGTGCGCGCCAGCGGCTCCAGGAACTTCTGCAGATTTCCGGCGAAGCGGATTTCGGCCCGGATTCGACGTCCGCGCCGCTGACGTCGAAGGCCTTCGCCTTCTGA
- a CDS encoding NepR family anti-sigma factor has translation MKKQQNEEQNQRRLEMRASDILDPNNQIGVKLRSLYAAAQDEAIPDRFLDLLEKLDQAEMMASAKLAE, from the coding sequence ATGAAAAAGCAGCAGAACGAAGAACAGAATCAGCGGCGGCTGGAAATGCGCGCGAGCGATATCCTCGATCCAAACAACCAGATCGGCGTCAAACTGCGGTCCCTTTATGCGGCGGCACAGGACGAGGCGATCCCCGATCGTTTTCTCGATCTGCTCGAGAAGCTGGACCAGGCTGAGATGATGGCTTCGGCCAAACTGGCCGAGTAA